One Mycolicibacterium sp. ND9-15 genomic window, CGCCCAAGTCGACCCGTCGCAGTGTCCGCGGCCGGATTAGTGGGTCTGCCGCGCCGACCCCGCCGATGATTGCCTGACGCTGTTGACGATGTTGGCGTCGTCGGTGTCGGGGAGGTCATGGCGGACCACGCGTACCCGTCCTTGAGGTAGACAGGCCATGTAGCCGTGGCGCATGCCATAGAGCTCCCACGCTGTCTGTTCAGCGTCGGGATCGACATCGATGCGATGTCCGCGCGAGAAGCTCAGGTGTAGCCCTCCATCGTCGCTGGACCAGGCCTGGGTGCACAGTGCGCCGGCGAGGTTCAGCAGCGGGCGTTCGTGGGTCGCGATCCTGAGGGGGTCAATACGCACCGCCTCGATGGGGTAGGTGCCGACGGCAGGAAGCGTCAATAGTAGGGGGCAGGAGATGACGATTTCGTTGTAATCATCGAAATCCAGAACCAGGCCGCCGTGCAGCGAGAGGCGTTGTACGACAAGGTTTTCGATCCATTGGGTGTACATGGCAGTCTCTTTTCGACGCATCGTTGAGCCGTATCCCCAAAGAGTACGCCAAGTATCGCTGCGATACCAGCAGTATCGTTACCGGTAGACGGCTGGCCTAGCAGCGCTGGTCACGACGCGCCTGGTGGCTCGGTCAATGCGGTCGCGGGTGTCGGCGGCTGTCGCGCGGTGGCCGCTGAAGGCCACGAGGTTGGCCAGCCAGATGTCGGAGATGATCCCAGCCACGTGCAGATCGGTAGGAGTGGGCTCGCCGCCCCTGAGCGTGCGGGCCAGCAGGATCTGGATCTCATCGGCCGCGCGGTCGAGTTCCGCGGCGGCGCGGGTATCTGCGACTGCGAAGGCCCGTGTCATGGCCGTCGTCAGCCATGGGTCGCGCTGCCAGCGGTCATGCAGATGTGCGGTGAGCCGTTCGAGCCGTTCCAGCGGTGTGCCCTCACCACTCGCCCAGTCCCCGGCCGAGTCGAGTCGACGGAACTCGCGCGTCAGCGCTGCCACCAGCAAGTGGGTTTTCGCCGGGAAATAGCGGTAAAGCGTGCCGACGGCGATGCCGACCCGCTCGGCAACTGTCCGCATCTGAACCGCCTCGTAACCACCCGCCGCGGCCACGACCAAAGCTGCATCAAGAATGGTCTCCCGGCGCCGTGCGGACGCGCGTGAACGCGACGCGTTAGCGGCTCGCTTCTCTGCAGCGACCGAGTTCGCTTCCGAAGGCGGGGTTTTCCCGTGGCTGCGCGCCTGAGGGACAGTCATGACGGCTCCGGGTCGAGGCCGCCGCGGCGCGAGAACTGCTCCAGAAGATCGCCGAAAGCGCTGACATCGCCGTGTGCGGCGAAGTGCTCAGGGCTGACGACAATGAACACTGCACTGGCGGTGAAGCGGGCGATCCCACCCTCACCCGTGCCTGTCGCCGTGACATGCAGCGCCCGCCCTTCACGAGAGACGATGTGGGCAGTAATCCGGTGGGTCTGATGCAGCGGCACCGGCCGCAAATATTCGACCGTCAGGGTGCGGGTCACCGCCGGGGTTCCGGCGATCCACAACGTGAAGCCCAGGACGTCATCACATGCCGCGGCCACTGCCCCGCCATGGGCCAGGCCCGGGGCCCCGATATGGCGCTCATCGAACGTCACATCGGTGTACACCGCGTCGCCGCTACGATGCACCACCAACCGCAGTCCGTGGGGGTTGTCCGGGCCGCAACCCATGCATGTCGTGGTGTGCGAGGGCAGCCGCTCGGGCGGCAACAGGCTTTCGGGCACCGTCACCCTCCAATACGATCGGTTTCGCTGCGCTACCGTTAGTACCACACTGCTAGACTGCCGTGACAGCATCGCGTGAAGATCGACCGCCGAGGTGAACGAGTGAGCGACAGTCAGGCAGTGCCCGTCCCTGACGACGACGTGGACCCTCGGCTCATCCGGTCACGCACCCGGCTGCTGGATGCTGCGGCAACGCTACTGAGCACCGGTGGGGTGGAAGCGGTCACTATCGATGCCGTCACCAAAGCATCCAAAGTGGCCCGAACCACGCTGTACCGCCACTTCCACAGTTCGTCGCATTTACTGGCAGCCACGTTCGAACGCCTACTTCCACAAGTGACCACTCCGGCACCGACCAGCGGACCCCTCCGTGAGCAGCTGATCGAATTGCTCAGCCGCCAAGCCGCCCTTTTCAACGACGCACCGCTGCATGTCACGACACTCGCGTGGCTCTCATTGGGGCCCACCGGCTCCAATGCCCAAGCGGAAGACCGCCACACATCCGGGGCGCTACGGACCCGAGTTGTCGATCAATATCGTCAACCATTTGACGCCGTACTCACCAGCCCAAAAGCTCAAGCCGAACTCAACGACTTCGACCAGGAACTGGCGCTTTGCCAACTCGTCGGACCACTCGCCTTCGCCCGAATGACCGGGCTTCGCACTATCACTCACAATGACTGCGCGAACATCGTCGATGACTTTCTCGCCGCCCACCGCAACACCGACAGCGACGCCATAAAATCGAACATCGCCACCAAGAAGACGGGCCGCCCGGCGCGCTCAGCTCGCTAGGCACAACGAAATCACAATGTCGAGCCGGCTGGTCTTCGGGCCCTTTTCGCCTCTCGCAAATCGCGTCGGTGATGGCATCGAAGGACCATTCGTCGCCATCATCGGCGAGGCCGTACGCTGGTTTCCGTTCCACAGCGAGGTGCGGAGACTCGCAGCAGGGTAGTGAGCTACCCGAAGTGCAGGTCACCCGCGGTTCGGCGTCTCAGACGCTTGAGGGCGCGCAACTGCTTGAACCCGTTTCTCGATTGCTTGACTTGTGGCGAGGAGGATTGACAAAGAACAACTTTGACGAGAGCAGGCGAATCGTGGCCTCGGCGGCATGGAGTGGTTACGACATCGCTGTTGCGAGTTAGCTCCGCCTTCGATGCGGCATTGATCTGCCGCGTTCGGTGACGTAATCGGTCCAGTCGCGGGCGGCGAGTTTGGCCCAGGCGGCTGCGTTCTTGGTGGTGATCGCGAGCAGTTCGGCCAGCACGGGTGCGGGCATGTCGCTGGCGAGCTGGAAGAGGGCGGCTTTGCGATGTTCGTAGGGTTTCACCCCGACCGCGACGAGCTGGGTGCGGATGTTCTCGGTGGACAGGTGGGTGCCGGGAAGTCGGCCGGGGAACAGCCAGCCCGTATGGGATGGGGTGTAGCGGCTTTCGCATTGCTGCTCCAGATGCTCGCGGATGAGGTCGTCGAGTAGGGGAGGCATTTGGATGGGGATGGCGGCGAAGACGACATGCACGGCGTGATCGTCGGAGATCGAGATTTGGCTTGATCGCAGGGCGACGATGCGCGAAAGAGGTTGGGCGAACAACAATGTGAGCAGTCCCGCGATGCGGGTTTTGCGGCGGATTGTGTCGTCGTGCAGCAGCCGCCCGACGGCGGCCCACCGCTGGGAATCCGAGACGGTTACCGAGGGAGGTGACCGTGGCGGATCGGTGACCCTCAGTGTGGTGTTGATGCGGGATTGGCGTAGCCAGACGAGGAAGGCGTACTCGGCAGTGAGCGGCCTCCGGTGGAGCGCCTGGTAGCGCTCCAGCATCTCCTGTGTCGCTGTCGCCGGAGTGGCGTCGTGGGTGTGCAGAAACGCCATGAACTGAATCGCCACGCGGACGCGACGACGGCAGGCATCGGTCATCGATCTCGTCAGCCGGTTCTCGTGGGAGGCCTTGCGCATCTGGCGCAGTACATGCCAATGCGCGAATCGGCGAACGATGGCGGCGTCTTCGGCCGGAAGCTCGGCTACAACGTCCTCGATCCAGGGCAGCATCCGTTCGACGCGGATGTCGATCGGGCCCAGAACGCCGACCGCGACCAGGAGGCTGCGCAAGTAATCGTGGGCTCGGTCCGAGGGAAGATCGCTGAAGGTGTCGTGGCTGATTTCACGCGTTCCGCAGGCCATGTCGCGAAGGAGCTGCGGGCCGGTACCGGGCTTCTTTCGCAGCCACCAGAGCACCGTCTGTGGGCGGTCGGCGTTGATCAGTTCGTCGAACACGGGCCGTAGTCGGTGATGAATCGTGCCGCTGATCGGGTCGGTGAGCAGCTCGGTGAGGCGCTCGCGTAGGAAGCAGCGGGCGCATCGGTAGAACCCGTAGGGGTGTTCTTCGCGGCCGCATTCGCTGCAGGTGAAGATCGATGCGACACCGGCGCAGGAGGCGCACACGATGGCATCGTCGAGCTGCCACGCCAGTGGCCGCACGGTCTCACACCGCGGGCATTTCTCGGGGTGATAGTGCCGTCTGCGACGGCATGCGACACAGATGCGACGCCCGTGCGTCAGTGGGGTTAGCCGGATGGTGCTTGCACACTCCCAGCAGGCCCGCTGAGTCACTGGTTGTCGTGGGGGCGGCGGATGGTGGCGCGGATGGGTCGCAGGTCGCCGATGCCGGGTCCGCTGTCGTTGACCGCGGGCGCCTCACGGACTTGTTCGGCGACGAGCTCGAGCAGGTCGTTGG contains:
- a CDS encoding DUF6188 family protein — protein: MYTQWIENLVVQRLSLHGGLVLDFDDYNEIVISCPLLLTLPAVGTYPIEAVRIDPLRIATHERPLLNLAGALCTQAWSSDDGGLHLSFSRGHRIDVDPDAEQTAWELYGMRHGYMACLPQGRVRVVRHDLPDTDDANIVNSVRQSSAGSARQTH
- a CDS encoding TetR/AcrR family transcriptional regulator is translated as MSDSQAVPVPDDDVDPRLIRSRTRLLDAAATLLSTGGVEAVTIDAVTKASKVARTTLYRHFHSSSHLLAATFERLLPQVTTPAPTSGPLREQLIELLSRQAALFNDAPLHVTTLAWLSLGPTGSNAQAEDRHTSGALRTRVVDQYRQPFDAVLTSPKAQAELNDFDQELALCQLVGPLAFARMTGLRTITHNDCANIVDDFLAAHRNTDSDAIKSNIATKKTGRPARSAR
- a CDS encoding TetR family transcriptional regulator, with the translated sequence MTVPQARSHGKTPPSEANSVAAEKRAANASRSRASARRRETILDAALVVAAAGGYEAVQMRTVAERVGIAVGTLYRYFPAKTHLLVAALTREFRRLDSAGDWASGEGTPLERLERLTAHLHDRWQRDPWLTTAMTRAFAVADTRAAAELDRAADEIQILLARTLRGGEPTPTDLHVAGIISDIWLANLVAFSGHRATAADTRDRIDRATRRVVTSAARPAVYR
- a CDS encoding PaaI family thioesterase, whose product is MPESLLPPERLPSHTTTCMGCGPDNPHGLRLVVHRSGDAVYTDVTFDERHIGAPGLAHGGAVAAACDDVLGFTLWIAGTPAVTRTLTVEYLRPVPLHQTHRITAHIVSREGRALHVTATGTGEGGIARFTASAVFIVVSPEHFAAHGDVSAFGDLLEQFSRRGGLDPEPS